A single Mercenaria mercenaria strain notata chromosome 9, MADL_Memer_1, whole genome shotgun sequence DNA region contains:
- the LOC123546883 gene encoding transcription factor IIIB 50 kDa subunit-like, with amino-acid sequence METCPVCGEKAVTEDIENGQKVRVCTECGAMDSDMQELTSADQFEGTTISDGNCYGPAGGKRWMKTTSSCAERNKALGKKLITNIGIQLKVGDVITKEACQLYERVYDNELHNTLVDSKKTMCMACLYSSARMHKFSINIRELGFFLNIKNSARRFGSALKCLKHKYNVHLPPIDIQNEAYRVLSQSDLPGDIVKTANQILSIMQRAMITTGRCCMSYAVPCAYFAFKASDIAAHWRLTFKAFCKKFNFRKTLKYGCKPEVEKTLKAMAKELPWVKGLDVEVDRVEVHIKDIIKYQSSLFAQAVLTAVNEMEDTDKEVTEVCPDMIEDPGYIFRSCPKRKQAEEKTGSGDTEGLPAEKKQKIKSEKRAERDFDKQYSGNSSGLESFDLGSDDDTDHYILSSKEVMIKKEVNKRFGLHNEEEEDAVYVDVDEQTRNLTGLEKFENVKEENANNASQNAVDTNDEDGDDDDDDGDYGDNDRKSIVNYLFRRQTNSNEEGDEGVDFASSDDDNYYD; translated from the exons atggaaacttgtcCAGTTTGTGGTGAGAAAGCAGTTACAGAAGATATTGAAAATGGCCAGAAAGTTCGTGTATGCACTGAGTGTGGGGCTATGGATAGTGATATGCAAGAATTGACATCAGCTGACCAGTTCGAG GGGACAACTATAAGTGATGGCAACTGTTATGGTCCAGCAGGTGGGAAAAGATGGATGAAAACAACATCAAGTTGTGCTGAAAGAAACAAAGCACTTGGTAAAAAATTGATAACTAACATTGGAATTCAGCTGAAAGTTGGTGATGTCATAACTAAAGAGGCGTGCCAGCTCTATGAAAGAGTTTATGATAATGAGTTACATAATACTTTGGTAGATAGCAAAAAGACAATGTGTATGGCCTGCTTATACTCCTCTGCAAGGATGCATAAATTTTCCATTAATATTAGAGAATTAGGTTTCTTTCTCAACATAAAGAATTCAGCTAGAAGATTTGGGTCAGCTTTGAAGTGTCTTAAACATAAGTATAATGTACATTTACCGCCCATCGACATTCAAAATGAGGCTTATAGAGTGCTGTCTCAGTCCGATTTGCCAGGTGATATAGTGAAAACAGCGAATCAGATTCTAAGTATAATGCAGCGGGCAATGATAACAACTGGACGTTGCTGTATGTCCTACGCAGTGCCTTGTGCTTATTTTGCATTCAAAGCATCAGACATAGCCGCACACTGGCGACTCACTTTTAAAGCTTTTTGTAAAAAGTTCAACTTTAGAAAGACATTAAAATATGGCTGTAAGCCCGAAGTTGAAAAAACACTAAAAGCCATGGCTAAAGAACTACCATGGGTGAAGGGGTTAGATGTGGAAGTTGATAGAGTGGAAGTTCACATTAAAGACATAATTAAGTATCAGTCATCCTTGTTTGCCCAGGCAGTTCTTACCGCTGTAAATGAGATGGAAGATACCGATAAAGAGGTAACAGAAGTTTGTCCAGACATGATCGAAGATCCAGGCTATATTTTTCGTTCGTGTCCAAAAAGAAAACAAGCAGAAGAAAAAACAGGGAGTGGAGACACTGAAGGACTTCCTgcagaaaagaaacaaaagataAAGAGTGAAAAAAGAGCTGAAAGAGATTTTGATAAGCAGTACAGTGGCAACAGTTCAGGTTTAGAAAGTTTTGACTTAGGGTCTGATGATGATACTGACCACTATATTTTATCATCAAAAGAAGTAATGATAAAAAAAGAGGTTAATAAACGATTTGGACTTCATAACGAAGAAGAAGAGGATGCCGTTTATGTAGATGTTGATGAACAAACTAGAAATTTAACAGGTctagaaaagtttgaaaatgttaaGGAGGAAAATGCAAATAATGCAAGTCAGAATGCTGTAGATACAAATGATGaagatggtgatgatgatgatgatgatggtgattatGGTGATAACGATAGAAAGAGTATTGTGAATTACTTATTCAGAAGACAAACAAACAGTAATGAGGAAGGAGATGAGGGAGTTGACTTTGCTTCTTCTGATGACGATAATTATTATGATTAA